One part of the Pandoraea faecigallinarum genome encodes these proteins:
- a CDS encoding 2Fe-2S iron-sulfur cluster-binding protein gives MPAGWQFDAPADMPILLAAQAAGIKLPSLCRNGTCRACLCRANAGSTGNTGGTGAAVTYRIEWPGLSRDEKREGWLLPCCAYAGADLVIDVPDAVRAGL, from the coding sequence ATGCCCGCCGGCTGGCAGTTCGACGCACCGGCCGACATGCCGATCCTGCTCGCCGCGCAGGCGGCGGGCATCAAGCTGCCGAGTCTGTGCCGCAACGGAACGTGCCGTGCCTGTCTGTGCCGGGCGAACGCAGGCAGCACGGGCAACACAGGGGGCACGGGCGCCGCGGTGACGTATCGGATCGAGTGGCCCGGGCTGTCGCGCGACGAGAAGCGCGAAGGTTGGCTATTGCCGTGTTGTGCGTACGCGGGGGCGGACCTCGTCATCGACGTGCCCGATGCCGTGCGTGCGGGGCTTTGA
- a CDS encoding nucleotide pyrophosphohydrolase, with product MSDAANDAPANTIDAKPHSTGRLIDTAGLEAELHKFADARDWHQYHTPKNLAMALSVEVAELVEIFQWHTPAQANAVMRSDEARHVEQELADIAMYLVRLSMVLGVDLNRAVAEKLVMNAQKYPAPQA from the coding sequence ATGTCCGACGCTGCCAACGACGCCCCCGCCAACACTATCGACGCCAAGCCCCATTCGACCGGCCGCCTGATCGATACGGCAGGGCTCGAAGCTGAGTTGCACAAGTTTGCCGATGCCCGCGACTGGCATCAGTACCACACGCCCAAGAACCTCGCGATGGCGCTGTCGGTCGAAGTGGCGGAGCTCGTCGAGATTTTCCAGTGGCACACGCCGGCGCAGGCCAACGCGGTCATGCGGTCGGACGAAGCGCGTCACGTCGAACAGGAACTGGCCGACATCGCGATGTATCTCGTGCGCCTGTCAATGGTGCTTGGTGTCGATCTCAATCGTGCGGTCGCCGAAAAACTTGTCATGAACGCGCAAAAGTATCCCGCGCCGCAGGCGTGA
- a CDS encoding metallophosphoesterase: MLAIIALLHAYIGWRLLTPLPVAVGWKVLGGLWLAASTVLIPLGLMSRAIQKEPLATLLTWAGMTAIGVFSSLFVLTLLRDIVLGVAMAFSALDAQLVARSAVIVLILTAASTILGFYNARRLARVVEIDVPIADLPPALSGFTIVQLSDIHVSSTIRRRYIEAIVEASNALKPDLVAITGDLVDGGVPALRDHIAPLGQLASRHGTYVCTGNHEYYSGAPAWVAELRRIGLTVLENEHVVLDHEGASLTVAGVTDFTAHHFDPEKRSDPLAAVAGAPQGVPRVLLAHQPRSAPAAQAAGFDLQLSGHTHGGQFWPWMYFVPLQQPFVHGLHRLGRLAIYVSRGTGYWGPPKRFGAPSEITRIRLVPGKA, encoded by the coding sequence ATGCTGGCGATCATCGCGTTGCTGCATGCCTATATCGGCTGGCGTCTGCTCACACCGCTGCCGGTCGCCGTGGGCTGGAAAGTGCTCGGCGGCCTGTGGCTCGCCGCCTCGACCGTGCTGATCCCGCTGGGATTGATGAGCCGCGCGATTCAGAAGGAACCGCTCGCGACATTGCTGACATGGGCCGGCATGACTGCCATCGGTGTGTTCTCGTCGCTTTTCGTTCTGACGCTGCTGCGCGACATCGTGCTCGGCGTGGCGATGGCCTTCTCCGCCCTCGACGCGCAGCTCGTCGCGCGCTCGGCGGTGATCGTGCTGATCCTCACGGCGGCGTCGACGATACTCGGCTTCTACAACGCGCGGCGCCTCGCGCGCGTGGTCGAGATCGACGTTCCCATCGCGGACCTGCCACCGGCGCTCTCAGGCTTCACCATCGTGCAGTTGAGCGACATTCACGTCAGTTCGACGATTCGACGCCGCTACATCGAAGCCATCGTCGAAGCATCGAATGCGCTCAAGCCCGACCTCGTCGCCATCACGGGCGATCTGGTCGACGGCGGCGTGCCGGCGTTGCGCGACCATATCGCACCGCTCGGACAGCTCGCTTCGCGCCACGGTACGTACGTCTGCACCGGCAATCACGAGTATTACTCGGGCGCGCCGGCCTGGGTGGCGGAGTTGCGGCGCATCGGCCTCACCGTGCTCGAAAACGAGCATGTGGTGCTCGACCATGAAGGCGCGTCGCTCACGGTGGCGGGGGTGACGGATTTCACCGCGCATCATTTCGATCCGGAAAAGCGCAGCGACCCGCTGGCGGCGGTCGCGGGCGCCCCGCAGGGTGTGCCGCGCGTGCTGCTCGCCCACCAACCGCGCAGCGCGCCGGCAGCCCAGGCGGCCGGATTCGATCTGCAACTCTCCGGACACACGCACGGCGGACAATTCTGGCCATGGATGTATTTCGTGCCGCTGCAACAGCCGTTCGTGCACGGGTTGCACCGGCTCGGCCGGCTCGCTATCTACGTCAGCCGGGGTACCGGCTACTGGGGGCCGCCGAAGCGGTTCGGCGCGCCATCGGAAATCACTCGTATCCGGCTGGTGCCGGGCAAGGCCTGA
- a CDS encoding acylphosphatase — translation MKSLTTGTPLETVSVRLRGKIQGVGYRQAAVREGHLIGVRGWVQALPEGDILAMVQGTPDQVDKMLEWMRHGPPGARVTEFESEVEYTGRRFDRFEQL, via the coding sequence ATGAAGTCTCTTACGACCGGCACACCGCTGGAAACCGTGTCCGTGCGTTTGCGCGGCAAGATTCAGGGCGTGGGCTACCGTCAGGCGGCCGTTCGCGAAGGGCACCTGATCGGCGTGCGCGGCTGGGTGCAGGCGTTGCCTGAGGGCGACATCCTGGCCATGGTGCAAGGCACACCCGATCAGGTCGACAAAATGCTCGAATGGATGCGCCATGGCCCGCCGGGTGCGCGTGTCACGGAATTCGAGAGCGAAGTGGAGTACACGGGACGCCGTTTCGACCGTTTCGAACAACTTTGA
- a CDS encoding GNAT family N-acetyltransferase produces MTTPMPSTRRAIEDDAPRIVALLAQLGYETPLDIVRRNIALSALEGDDAAFVAIDENAEIVGCIGLHALTMFHLAGRLGRITALVVEESVRGSGVGHALMAAAHAWFNERGCEKLEVTSGDHRVAAHRFYARHGYARDGQRLTRKSQTLPLT; encoded by the coding sequence ATGACAACGCCCATGCCCAGCACACGTCGTGCCATCGAGGACGATGCGCCGCGCATCGTCGCCCTGCTCGCGCAACTGGGCTACGAAACACCGCTCGACATCGTTCGCCGCAATATCGCGCTATCGGCGCTGGAGGGCGACGACGCCGCCTTCGTCGCCATCGACGAGAATGCTGAAATCGTGGGATGTATCGGATTGCACGCGCTTACCATGTTCCATCTGGCAGGGCGGCTGGGGCGCATCACTGCGCTGGTGGTGGAGGAAAGTGTACGGGGCTCGGGCGTCGGGCACGCGCTGATGGCGGCCGCTCACGCGTGGTTCAACGAGCGGGGATGCGAGAAACTGGAAGTGACGAGCGGCGACCACCGGGTCGCCGCGCATCGCTTCTATGCGCGCCATGGCTATGCCCGCGATGGGCAGCGCCTGACGCGCAAAAGCCAGACTTTGCCGCTGACTTAA
- the infA gene encoding translation initiation factor IF-1: MAKEELIEFSGHVSDVLPDNRFRVTLENGVEVVAYASGRMQKNRIRILAGDRVTLEMSPYDLSKGRINYRHKN, from the coding sequence TTGGCCAAGGAAGAACTGATCGAATTCAGCGGACACGTCTCGGATGTGCTGCCGGACAATCGCTTTCGCGTCACGCTCGAAAACGGCGTGGAAGTGGTGGCATATGCGAGCGGCCGCATGCAGAAGAACCGCATCCGCATACTGGCGGGTGACCGCGTGACGCTGGAGATGTCGCCCTACGACCTGAGCAAGGGCCGCATCAACTACCGTCACAAGAATTAA
- a CDS encoding CBS domain-containing protein: MKTVAQILKSKPVDTVYKVRPTDSVLDALTLMAEARIGAVLVSEDDRAIVGIFTERDYARKVALMGRTSVDTPVRDVMTSAVRYVSPEQTNEECMSLMTQHRIRHLPVMKDGELVGLLSIGDLVKAIITEQQFTIDQLENYIMGGSAALVGTSPSRPS, translated from the coding sequence ATGAAAACAGTCGCTCAGATCCTGAAGTCCAAACCGGTCGACACGGTGTACAAGGTACGCCCGACCGATTCGGTACTCGATGCCCTGACCCTGATGGCCGAAGCGCGGATTGGCGCGGTACTGGTCAGCGAAGACGACCGCGCCATCGTCGGCATCTTCACGGAGCGGGATTACGCGCGCAAGGTCGCGCTGATGGGCCGGACTTCGGTCGACACGCCGGTGCGCGATGTCATGACCTCCGCCGTGCGCTACGTCAGCCCCGAGCAGACCAATGAAGAATGCATGTCGCTCATGACTCAGCATCGCATTCGTCACCTGCCCGTCATGAAAGATGGAGAACTGGTCGGCCTGCTGTCCATCGGCGATCTGGTCAAGGCCATCATCACGGAACAGCAGTTCACCATCGATCAGCTTGAGAACTACATCATGGGCGGCAGCGCGGCGCTGGTCGGCACGTCGCCGTCCCGGCCCAGTTGA
- a CDS encoding MFS transporter, with protein MSVDVSLSTAASALPSATAPAAARSGPAVIRSAADVARLVNEGGARVSNARWIVAIALGGVFLDAYDLGALAFGLKDVSREFQLTPAGTGMVASAITFGAIVGAFLGGYFTDRIGRYRVFMADMLCFVIAAIACALAPNEYVLAGARFVMGLGVGIDLPVAMAFLAEFSKLKGRGNKAARVAMWCPTWYAAICGSYLLVLLCYSVLPASHSALLWRIILGFGAIPALAIIAVRSRYMSESPVWAANQGDLDAAARILKRSYGIDAVVAGDAERAAPKRPAAWSNYGKLLKGVYLRRTTLATVIAVASSFAYNAVAFGLPVIIASFLAQSILTTILMSLALNLLFAFTGGLLGVRLVPKVGAWKLTVTGYAFQLAALVGLALVGKPDGATQVAWALGFLALFLLGQGFGPGAHSMTFASLSYPTSLRGVGVGFNQTLMRASSTVSLFLFPVLAAALSTKVFWVIAAAPAIGLLALLAIRWEPSNYDVDAEDF; from the coding sequence ATGTCAGTCGACGTCTCCCTCTCTACTGCCGCATCGGCGCTCCCGAGCGCCACGGCCCCGGCTGCCGCGCGCAGCGGTCCCGCCGTCATCCGCTCCGCCGCCGATGTCGCCCGGCTCGTCAACGAGGGCGGCGCGCGCGTGTCGAATGCCCGCTGGATCGTGGCCATCGCCCTGGGCGGCGTGTTCCTCGACGCCTATGATCTCGGCGCGCTCGCCTTTGGCCTCAAAGACGTGTCCCGCGAATTCCAGCTTACGCCCGCAGGCACCGGCATGGTGGCCTCGGCCATCACGTTCGGGGCGATCGTGGGGGCATTCCTCGGCGGCTATTTCACCGATCGCATCGGCCGATATCGGGTGTTCATGGCCGACATGCTGTGCTTCGTGATTGCCGCCATCGCCTGTGCGCTGGCACCGAACGAGTACGTGCTCGCCGGGGCGCGTTTCGTGATGGGGCTGGGCGTCGGCATCGATTTGCCCGTCGCCATGGCGTTTCTCGCGGAGTTTTCCAAGCTCAAGGGGCGCGGCAACAAGGCGGCGCGGGTCGCCATGTGGTGTCCGACCTGGTACGCCGCCATATGTGGGTCTTATTTGCTGGTGCTGCTGTGCTACTCGGTACTGCCCGCGTCGCATAGCGCGCTGCTATGGCGCATCATTCTCGGCTTCGGCGCAATTCCTGCGCTGGCCATCATTGCCGTTCGCAGCCGTTACATGAGCGAATCGCCGGTGTGGGCCGCCAATCAGGGCGATCTCGACGCGGCGGCCAGGATTCTCAAGCGTTCGTATGGCATCGATGCCGTGGTGGCCGGCGACGCCGAGCGCGCCGCGCCCAAGCGTCCGGCGGCATGGAGCAATTACGGCAAGCTGCTCAAGGGCGTGTATCTGCGCCGCACCACGCTCGCCACCGTGATCGCCGTCGCTTCGTCGTTTGCCTATAACGCAGTGGCGTTCGGTCTACCGGTGATCATTGCCAGCTTCCTTGCACAGTCGATCCTCACCACGATTCTGATGTCCCTGGCGCTGAATTTGCTGTTCGCCTTCACGGGGGGCTTGCTGGGGGTACGTCTTGTGCCGAAGGTCGGTGCATGGAAGTTGACGGTGACCGGTTACGCGTTCCAGCTCGCGGCGCTCGTCGGCCTGGCACTCGTAGGCAAGCCCGACGGCGCGACGCAGGTCGCCTGGGCACTCGGCTTCCTCGCGTTGTTCCTGCTCGGTCAGGGCTTCGGCCCGGGGGCACACTCGATGACGTTCGCATCGTTGAGCTACCCCACGTCGCTGCGCGGTGTGGGCGTGGGCTTCAACCAGACGCTCATGCGGGCGAGCTCGACCGTCTCGCTGTTCCTGTTCCCGGTGCTGGCCGCAGCGCTCTCGACGAAGGTGTTCTGGGTGATCGCCGCCGCCCCCGCCATCGGCCTGCTCGCGTTGCTGGCGATTCGCTGGGAACCGTCGAACTACGACGTCGATGCGGAAGATTTCTGA
- a CDS encoding glycine zipper 2TM domain-containing protein has protein sequence MKIKALTGISAAMAAVMLAGCVAPGQQYGGYQQPGYQQGYQQGYQQPGYQQGYQQGYQQPQQQGALYGTVQSIEQLNGPNNSPNILGTVLGAAAGGLLGNTMGGGRGRTATTIAGAAIGGIAGNRIENSMGEPNVLYRITVRLDDGRVATVTQAPPLRVQQGQRAAIANDVVYPY, from the coding sequence ATGAAGATCAAAGCACTTACGGGAATCAGCGCGGCAATGGCCGCGGTCATGCTGGCCGGTTGCGTGGCTCCGGGCCAGCAATACGGCGGCTACCAACAGCCGGGTTACCAACAGGGCTACCAGCAAGGTTATCAACAGCCGGGCTATCAACAAGGGTATCAGCAGGGTTATCAGCAACCGCAGCAGCAAGGCGCCCTTTACGGCACCGTGCAGTCCATCGAACAACTGAACGGTCCGAACAACAGTCCGAACATTCTTGGCACGGTGCTCGGTGCGGCTGCGGGCGGTCTGCTGGGCAACACCATGGGCGGCGGACGCGGACGCACGGCGACCACCATCGCCGGTGCGGCCATCGGCGGTATCGCCGGCAACCGTATCGAGAACAGCATGGGCGAGCCGAACGTGCTCTACCGCATCACCGTGCGTCTGGACGACGGCCGTGTCGCCACGGTCACGCAAGCGCCGCCGCTGCGCGTGCAGCAAGGCCAGCGTGCCGCCATCGCCAACGACGTCGTGTATCCTTACTGA
- a CDS encoding IS5 family transposase (programmed frameshift), with product MTRKKYASDISREKFSEIEPLLRSVRRRTKPTTVDLYEVFCAVLYLLRTGCQWRFLPSEFPKWQTVYAYFSKWSQPDQHGVSVLEQALKKSQVGAARTRQGRSASTTFLIVDAQSVKNTDTAAHKGYDAGKKVSGIKRHIAVDTQGLPHAVAVTTAEVTDRKGALLAFEHGKPRLGQVQSVLVDGGYVGEPFAQGVREILGERVTVQIAKRSELHTFKVLPQRWVVERSFAWLEKNRRLWKNCERLLNTSLQFVHLAFLALLLRRS from the exons ATGACGAGAAAGAAATACGCGAGTGACATAAGCCGAGAGAAGTTCTCGGAGATCGAGCCGCTGTTGCGCAGCGTGCGCCGGCGCACGAAGCCCACGACGGTGGACTTGTACGAGGTGTTTTGCGCGGTGCTGTATCTGTTGCGTACAGGTTGCCAATGGCGCTTCTTGCCCAGCGAGTTTCCCAAGTGGCAAACCGTCTACGCGTATTTCAGCAAATGGAGTCAGCCTGACCAGCACGGCGTGAGCGTGCTGGAGCAGGCACTCAAAAAATC TCAGGTTGGCGCGGCGCGCACAAGACAGGGACGCAGCGCCAGCACGACGTTCTTGATCGTGGACGCGCAGAGCGTGAAGAACACTGACACGGCAGCGCATAAGGGTTATGACGCGGGCAAGAAGGTGTCGGGCATCAAGCGTCATATTGCCGTAGACACGCAGGGCTTGCCGCACGCCGTGGCGGTAACCACTGCCGAGGTGACCGATCGCAAAGGAGCGTTGCTGGCGTTCGAGCACGGCAAGCCTCGCTTGGGACAGGTGCAAAGTGTGCTGGTCGATGGCGGTTACGTGGGCGAACCCTTCGCGCAGGGCGTGCGCGAGATCTTGGGCGAGCGGGTCACGGTGCAGATCGCCAAACGCAGCGAACTGCATACTTTCAAGGTCCTGCCGCAGCGTTGGGTCGTCGAGCGCAGTTTCGCCTGGCTGGAGAAGAACCGGCGCTTATGGAAGAACTGTGAGCGTTTGCTCAACACCAGCTTGCAGTTTGTCCATCTCGCCTTTTTGGCACTGCTGCTCAGGAGATCGTAA
- a CDS encoding undecaprenyl-phosphate glucose phosphotransferase, with the protein MSTQTTYHHRLFMAMVGGFSAVLNAGAFFAVLRFNGHNPDTPYGLTLICALGAAAFIVFARFHLLASARNLGWMLGRGAMRWCRLLITAIVLLFLTYESTEDVRMMVVQWTMLALPLQMIGLAVLRGMAHSINNAPGNQRRAAFFGLGPEARKLNLRLQRSPILGIQVTGYYNDTPVTPDAGEVLPPYLGRYADAAAHIQSNAYEIVFIAIGQQDNKELTSEIVHRLYDSTASIYLLPEFSFPGDMPMTSTDIAGVPLLALHDITVQGLLRMIKRAIDVVGASLILVLLSPVMVGIAIAVRLDSPGPILFRQRRYGERGEPIVIHKFRSMRVIQPEDAAAAATGGLRQAHAGDSRITPIGKHLRRTSLDELPQLFDVLAGSMSLVGPRPHAEEHNEMYRRVIPGYMLRHSVKPGITGWAQINGLRGETDTPDKMQRRVEYDRYYITHWSLWLDIKILLKTIPAMVTGRNAV; encoded by the coding sequence ATGTCGACTCAGACGACCTACCACCATCGGCTCTTCATGGCGATGGTCGGCGGCTTCAGCGCAGTGCTCAACGCGGGCGCTTTCTTCGCCGTCCTTCGGTTCAACGGTCACAACCCCGATACCCCTTATGGCCTGACGCTCATCTGCGCGCTCGGTGCCGCGGCATTCATCGTATTCGCCCGCTTCCATTTGCTCGCGAGCGCCCGCAATCTCGGCTGGATGCTCGGACGCGGCGCCATGCGCTGGTGCCGTCTGCTCATTACGGCCATCGTTCTGCTGTTCCTCACCTACGAAAGCACCGAAGACGTGCGCATGATGGTGGTCCAGTGGACGATGCTCGCGCTGCCGTTGCAGATGATCGGACTCGCGGTGCTGCGCGGCATGGCGCACAGCATCAACAACGCGCCCGGCAATCAGCGGCGCGCGGCATTCTTCGGTCTGGGACCGGAAGCGCGCAAGCTGAACCTGCGTCTGCAACGCTCGCCGATCCTCGGCATTCAGGTCACGGGTTATTACAACGACACGCCCGTCACGCCGGACGCCGGCGAAGTCCTCCCGCCATATCTGGGCCGCTACGCCGACGCCGCCGCGCACATTCAGTCGAACGCGTACGAGATCGTCTTCATCGCCATCGGTCAGCAGGACAACAAGGAACTCACCAGCGAAATCGTGCATCGTCTGTACGATTCCACGGCGTCCATCTATCTGCTGCCCGAGTTCAGCTTCCCCGGCGATATGCCGATGACGAGCACCGATATTGCAGGCGTGCCGCTGCTCGCGCTGCACGACATCACGGTGCAGGGCTTGCTGCGCATGATCAAGCGCGCCATCGACGTGGTCGGCGCATCGCTCATTCTGGTGCTGCTCAGTCCGGTCATGGTCGGAATCGCCATTGCGGTACGTCTCGATTCGCCCGGCCCGATCCTGTTTCGCCAGCGCCGTTACGGCGAGCGCGGCGAGCCCATCGTCATTCACAAATTCCGGTCAATGCGCGTGATTCAGCCCGAAGACGCCGCCGCTGCCGCAACCGGCGGGCTGCGTCAGGCGCACGCGGGCGACAGCCGCATCACGCCGATCGGCAAGCATCTTCGCCGAACGTCGCTGGATGAATTGCCGCAGTTGTTCGATGTGCTGGCCGGATCGATGAGTCTCGTCGGCCCGCGCCCGCATGCGGAGGAGCACAACGAAATGTACCGGCGCGTGATTCCCGGTTACATGCTACGTCACAGTGTGAAGCCCGGCATTACGGGATGGGCGCAGATCAACGGTCTGCGGGGCGAGACCGACACGCCGGACAAGATGCAGCGACGCGTGGAGTACGACCGTTACTACATCACGCACTGGTCGTTGTGGCTCGACATCAAGATTCTGCTCAAGACGATTCCCGCGATGGTCACCGGACGCAATGCCGTCTGA
- a CDS encoding WecB/TagA/CpsF family glycosyltransferase, producing MSRDTELNAAPQACAREVFEPNVALFGLNIAAVPFAQAVDVLAHAATLRDGRSRIVVTPNVDHIVRLDAQPEFKRQYRNADFLFADGMPIVWASRLFGRPLPGRVTGADLLPALCDRARASGRKAVFVGGRPGQEAQLSAGLSQRFPGLDFTLLIPSMTFDPAGAEGQEIAQRVRELAPDLIFVCLGMPKQERWAMAYAGTMPGGVMLCVGAAIEFAAGVQKRAPKWMQRTGCEWMYRILQDPGRMWRRYLVEDRRFIGICWRQWRALGRE from the coding sequence ATGAGCCGTGACACCGAACTGAATGCCGCACCCCAAGCCTGCGCTCGCGAAGTCTTCGAGCCCAACGTCGCCTTGTTCGGCCTGAACATCGCCGCCGTGCCGTTTGCGCAGGCCGTCGACGTGCTCGCGCATGCCGCGACGCTTCGCGATGGGCGCTCGCGCATCGTGGTGACGCCGAACGTCGACCATATCGTGCGGCTCGACGCGCAGCCCGAATTCAAGCGGCAATACCGCAATGCCGATTTCCTTTTCGCCGACGGCATGCCGATCGTCTGGGCGAGCCGGCTGTTCGGCCGCCCGTTGCCGGGGCGCGTGACCGGTGCCGATCTGCTGCCCGCCCTGTGCGACCGCGCCCGAGCGTCGGGCCGCAAGGCGGTCTTCGTCGGCGGGCGTCCCGGGCAGGAAGCGCAATTGTCGGCAGGACTTTCGCAGCGTTTCCCCGGCCTGGACTTCACCTTGCTGATCCCGTCGATGACGTTCGATCCGGCGGGGGCCGAAGGACAGGAGATCGCGCAGCGTGTGCGCGAGCTTGCCCCCGACCTCATCTTCGTCTGTCTCGGTATGCCCAAGCAGGAGCGCTGGGCGATGGCGTACGCCGGCACCATGCCCGGCGGGGTCATGCTGTGCGTGGGCGCGGCTATCGAGTTCGCCGCGGGCGTGCAGAAGCGCGCGCCGAAGTGGATGCAGCGCACCGGGTGCGAATGGATGTACCGCATCTTGCAGGATCCGGGGCGCATGTGGCGTCGTTACCTCGTCGAAGACCGGCGGTTCATCGGCATCTGTTGGCGGCAGTGGCGTGCGCTCGGCCGTGAATGA
- a CDS encoding FAD-dependent oxidoreductase, translating into MILDAHDIPSGTGLQADLCIAGAGAAGITLALALEASGLDVILLESGGDAPEPAAQQLYAGTVEDARLHPPAESYRVRRFGGSTTLWGGRCMPLDPIDFEARDYIPHSGWPMGIDALMPWYGQANALCEAGEFAYTAEQAFPDASNPSRPMIGNFESDLFSTNTLERFSCPTNFGERYRARLAKGRVRVVQHANLCHLPQRDGAARLVGPAQVKTLDGKTFTVAARAYVLAAGGLETPRLLLNSPGASGRGLGNAHDVVGRYYMSHLAGTIGTVDLSGAASVWHGYDVSAEGIYCRRRLALRAQAQRALRAGNFIARLHHPRIPDAGHGNGILSALYLARPIVPYEYAKRLYGDAPGGIGNWLAHARNVVMDAPNTVRFLTHWLTHRTLAARKFPSVIVRPANLRFSLDFHAEQVPYENSRVTLGDERDTLGMRRIHIDWRYTPHDVATVTRALAALAQEIGRTGVGRFSYDPAAVEAEMTRYGAYGGHHIGTARMGNDPATSVVDADGRLHEADNVFIAGAATFPTSGQANPTLSIVALALRLADHLRSRANVTDLPLPAPAAPPRSSPSFPSLSR; encoded by the coding sequence ATGATCCTCGACGCTCACGACATTCCTTCCGGCACCGGGCTGCAAGCCGATCTCTGCATTGCCGGTGCAGGTGCTGCCGGCATCACGCTGGCGCTCGCCCTCGAAGCCAGCGGGCTCGATGTGATCCTGCTCGAAAGCGGTGGCGATGCCCCGGAGCCGGCAGCCCAGCAGCTCTACGCCGGTACGGTGGAGGACGCACGCCTGCATCCGCCTGCCGAGAGCTATCGCGTGCGCCGCTTCGGCGGATCGACCACGTTGTGGGGCGGACGCTGCATGCCGCTCGATCCCATCGACTTCGAAGCGCGCGACTACATCCCGCATAGCGGCTGGCCCATGGGTATCGACGCGCTGATGCCGTGGTACGGACAGGCCAATGCGCTATGCGAAGCCGGCGAATTCGCTTACACGGCGGAGCAGGCGTTTCCCGATGCGTCGAATCCGTCACGTCCGATGATCGGCAACTTCGAAAGCGATCTGTTTTCGACGAATACGCTCGAGAGGTTCAGTTGTCCGACGAATTTCGGCGAGCGTTATCGTGCCCGTCTCGCGAAGGGACGCGTGCGTGTCGTCCAGCACGCGAATCTGTGCCATCTCCCGCAACGGGATGGCGCGGCGCGACTCGTTGGCCCGGCGCAGGTGAAGACGCTCGACGGCAAGACCTTCACGGTCGCCGCGCGCGCATACGTGCTGGCGGCAGGCGGCCTCGAAACCCCGCGCCTGCTGCTCAACAGCCCCGGTGCCAGCGGCCGCGGGCTGGGCAACGCGCATGACGTGGTCGGCCGTTACTACATGAGCCATCTGGCCGGGACCATCGGTACCGTCGACCTCTCGGGGGCCGCTTCCGTCTGGCACGGCTACGACGTCTCGGCCGAAGGCATTTACTGCCGTCGCCGGCTGGCGCTGCGGGCGCAGGCGCAACGCGCGCTTCGCGCAGGCAACTTCATCGCGCGTTTGCACCATCCGAGAATTCCCGATGCCGGGCACGGCAACGGCATCCTCTCCGCGCTCTATCTGGCGCGCCCGATCGTGCCGTACGAGTATGCCAAGCGTCTTTATGGCGATGCGCCGGGCGGCATCGGCAACTGGCTGGCCCACGCGCGCAACGTCGTCATGGACGCACCGAACACCGTGCGCTTTCTCACGCACTGGCTGACTCACCGCACGCTGGCCGCACGCAAGTTTCCATCCGTGATCGTCCGCCCTGCCAATCTTCGTTTCAGTCTCGACTTCCACGCCGAGCAGGTGCCGTACGAAAACAGCCGTGTCACGCTGGGCGACGAACGCGATACGCTCGGCATGCGACGCATTCACATCGACTGGCGCTACACGCCACACGACGTGGCGACGGTCACCCGCGCCCTCGCCGCCCTCGCGCAAGAGATCGGGCGCACCGGCGTCGGACGCTTCTCGTACGATCCGGCCGCGGTGGAAGCCGAAATGACGCGCTACGGTGCGTATGGCGGTCATCACATCGGCACGGCGCGCATGGGCAACGATCCGGCGACGAGCGTGGTCGATGCCGACGGCCGTCTGCACGAGGCAGACAATGTCTTTATCGCGGGCGCGGCCACCTTCCCGACATCGGGGCAGGCCAACCCGACACTGAGCATCGTGGCGCTCGCGTTGCGTCTGGCCGACCATTTGCGCTCGCGGGCCAACGTGACGGACCTGCCCTTGCCCGCACCCGCTGCGCCCCCTCGTTCTTCCCCTTCCTTTCCTTCCCTTTCCCGGTGA